A region from the Arachis ipaensis cultivar K30076 chromosome B01, Araip1.1, whole genome shotgun sequence genome encodes:
- the LOC107640373 gene encoding CCR4-NOT transcription complex subunit 10 isoform X1, which translates to MEARDSSTSPSSTAANRDASSVTDADDAVFTVAVALAKDAALHFQSGKFAECVDVLNQLLQKKQDDPKVLHNIAITEFFRDGCSDPKKLLEVLNGIKRKSDELALASGEQGESVNNVGNKVVLGSKSHQFSGANSTNTMYADEFDSSVAMLNIAMIWFHLHDYAKTLSVLEPLFQNIEPIDETTALHICLLLLDASLACHDASKSADVLTYLEKAFGVSTMSQGDNGNSAQQQSANTMTKSTPVAINAPAADASSSDLGSGANVSENHLSRALSEDTLDYEAMMLDMGGPNLSRPMGPTSNDLSKALADRFSTIDLKLKLQLYKVRFLLLTRNLKLAKREVKLAMNIARGRDSSMALLLKSQLEYARGNHRKAIKLLMASSNRTDPAFSSIFNNNIGCIYHQLGKYQTSSLFFSKALNNCSSLRKDQPSKLATFSQDNSLLIIYNCGVQYLVSGKPLLAARCFQKASLVFYKQPLLWLRISECCLMALEKGLIGSSRVSSEKLEVGVCVVGTGKWRQLVLGDHFPVGGDMGSSERDDCPSDDGRLKLSMTLARQCLLNALYLLDSSITNFVKSDLPSNSSVEETDTSEVLSSKNSNLKNLHGIDAKAFSVAVGLGQVNSNGDTKEQKGGAGQELVQNSLSYYEEVCRREHQLVKQAVLANLAYVELELDNPVKALAVAKSLLELPECSRIYVFLGHVYAAEALCLLNRPKEAAEHLSFYLSGGNNVELPFSQEDSEKWRVERTVEIEDLNGGSTAAKNLSSEQTQSIVFLKPEEARASIYANFAAMAAMQGEFEKASLLVTQALSILPNSPEATLTAVYVDLLLGKPQEALARLKRCSRIRFLPSGIKLNKSS; encoded by the exons ATGGAGGCTCGAGATTCGTCCACTTCGCCGTCCTCCACCGCCGCCAACCGTGACGCCTCCTCCGTCACAGATGCCGACGATGCCGTCTTCACTGTCGCCGTCGCCCTCGCCAAGGATGCTGCCTTGCATTTTCAGTCTGGCAAGTTCGCTGAGTGCGTCGACGTCTTGAACCAGCTCTTGCAGAAGAAGCAAGACGATCCCAAG GTACTTCATAATATTGCAATCACGGAATTCTTCCGTGATGGATGTTCAGACCCCAAAAAGTTGCTTGAAGTACTTAATGGCATCAAG AGAAAAAGTGACGAGCTTGCCCTGGCTTCTGGAGAACAAGGGGAATCAGTTAACAATGTTGGAAATAAAGTTGTTTTGGGATCCAAATCACATCAGTTTTCAGGTGCAAATAGCACCAATACGATGTATGCAGATGAATTCGACTCTTCTGTGGCAATGCTAAATATT GCCATGATCTGGTTCCATCTCCATGACTATGCAAAGACATTATCAGTTTTGGAACCCCTATTTCAAAATATTGAACCCATAGATGAG ACAACAGCTCTACATATTTGCCTTCTGCTGCTTGATGCTAGCCTTGCTTGCCATGATGCATCAAAATCAGCT GACGTGTTGACTTATCTGGAAAAGGCATTTGGTGTTAGCACCATGAGTCAAGGTGACAATGGGAACTCTGCACAGCAGCAATCTGCAAATACAATGACAAAGTCTACACCTGTTGCCATTAATGCACCTGCTGCTGATGCATCCAGTTCAGATTTGGGGTCAGGTGCTAATGTCTCTGAAAATCATCTATCCAGAGCTCTATCTGAAGATACACTTGATTATGAAGCCATGATGTTGGATATGGGTGGACCAAATTTATCAAGGCCGATGGGTCCAACTTCAAATGATCTTTCAAAGGCTTTGGCTGATAGGTTTTCTACTATTGATTTAAAGCTTAAGTTGCAACTTTACAAGGTTCGGTTTCTGCTGCTGACTAGGAACTTGAAGCTAGCAAAACGTGAAGTCAAGCTAGCAATGAACATTGCACGTGGAAGAGATTCATCCATGGCTCTTCTTTTGAAATCTCAACTTGAATATGCTCGTGGTAACCACCGCAAAGCAATAAAGCTATTGATGGCATCAAGTAATCGGACAGACCCAGCATTTTCTAGCATTTTCAACAACAATATTGGGTGCATATATCATCAGCTTGGCAAATATCAGACGTCCTCATTATTCTTTTCAAAGGCATTAAATAATTGTTCATCCCTGCGGAAGGACCAACCCTCAAAGCTAGCCACTTTTTCCCAGGATAATTCTCTTCTTATCATTTACAATTGCGGTGTGCAGTACTTGGTCAGCGGGAAGCCACTACTTGCTGCTCGCTGTTTCCAAAAGGCAAGTTTGGTGTTTTACAAACAGCCTCTCTTGTGGCTCCGGATCTCAGAATGCTGTCTGATGGCTTTAGAAAAAGGCCTAATTGGATCAAGTCGGGTTTCTTCAGAGAAGTTGGAAGTTGGAGTTTGTGTTGTAGGGACGGGAAAATGGAGGCAACTTGTTTTGGGAGACCACTTTCCAGTTGGCGGAGATATGGGTTCATCTGAAAGGGACGATTGTCCTAGTGATGATGGACGGCTGAAGTTATCAATGACTCTTGCTCGGCAGTGCCTCTTGAATGCTCTGTACTTGCTGGACTCCAGTATTACAAATTTCGTGAAGTCTGATTTGCCATCGAATTCTTCTGTGGAGGAAACTGATACAAGTGAAGTGTTGTCTTCAAAGAATTCAAATCTTAAGAATTTACATGGCATCGATGCAAAGGCGTTTTCAGTAGCAGTAGGTTTAGGTCAGGTTAATTCAAATGGGGACACAAAAGAACAaaagggaggagctggtcaggaACTCGTGCAGAACTCCCTTTCCTATTATGAAGAAGTTTGTAGAAGAGAACATCAACTGGTTAAGCAAGCTGTTCTTGCTAATCTGGCGTATGTGGAGCTGGAATTGGACAACCCAGTGAAGGCACTGGCAGTTGCAAAATCTCTCCTAGAACTACCAGAATGTTCCAGAATTTATGTCTTTCTTGGGCATGTTTATGCAGCTGAGGCTCTCTGTTTGCTGAATAGACCAAAGGAAGCTGCCGAACACTTGTCATTTTATTTGTCTGGGGGAAACAATGTTGAATTACCTTTCAGTCAAGAGGACTCTGAGAAATGGCGAGTGGAGAGGACGGTTGAAATTGAAGATTTAAATGGAGGGTCCACAGCAGCGAAGAATTTGTCTTCTGAGCAGACACAAAGTATTGTTTTCCTCAAGCCAGAGGAAGCGCGGGCATCCATTTATGCAAACTTTGCAGCAATGGCTGCAATGCAGGGTGAATTTGAGAAAGCCAGTTTGTTGGTTACACAGGCATTATCCATACTCCCAAACTCCCCAGAAGCCACACTCACTGCAGTTTATGTGGATCTCTTGCTTGGTAAGCCACAGGAAGCCCTAGCCAGATTAAAACGATGTAGCCGCATTAGGTTCCTTCCTAGTGGAATAAAATTGAATAAATCTTCTTGA
- the LOC107640384 gene encoding LOW QUALITY PROTEIN: 36.4 kDa proline-rich protein (The sequence of the model RefSeq protein was modified relative to this genomic sequence to represent the inferred CDS: deleted 1 base in 1 codon) has protein sequence MESSRSSPSKIYASFFICILFISSLTPTLACGYCGNNPPKKHNPNKKPKTPVIVKPPGGILPPGILPPGIVPPIVNPPVIVPPVTVPPVTVPPVTVPGVTNPPSTGGGGKKQPCPSPKTPAQATCPIDTLKLGACVDLLGGLVHVGVGDPAVNQCCPVLQGLVELEAAACLCTTLKVKLLNLNIYVPLALQLLVACGKTPPPGTPAPCNSSQWRSYLGHGMYVWLKLT, from the exons ATGGAGTCTTCTAGATCTTCACCCTCTAAGATCTATGCTTCCTTCTTCATTTGCATTCTCTTCATCTCTTCCCTCACTCCCACCCTCGCATGTGGCTACTGTGGTAATAATCCCCCCAAGAAGCACAACCCTAACAAGAAGCCCAAGACACCCGTCATTGTCAAACCACCCGGCGGCATTCTTCCTCCCGGTATTCTTCCTCCCGGTATTGTTCCACCAATAGTCAACCCACCGGTCATCGTTCCTCCGGTCACCGTTCCGCCCGTCACAGTTCCTCCGGTGACCGTTCCTGGAGTGACAAACCCACCGAGCACAGGAGGAGGAGGGAAGAAGCAGCCGTGCCCGTCGCCGAAGACGCCGGCGCAGGCAACGTGTCCGATAGACACGCTGAAGCTGGGGGCGTGCGTGGATCTGCTGGGAGGGTTGGTGCACGTTGGAGTGGGAGACCCGGCGGTGAACCAGTGCTGCCCGGTGCTTCAAGGGCTGGTGGAGCTTGAAGCGGCGGCGTGCCTCTGCACGACGCTGAAGGTGAAGCTTCTGAATCTGAACATATACGTGCCTCTCGCTCTTCAGCTTCTTGTTGCATGCGGCAAGACTCCTCCTCCTGGT ACACCTGCTCCTTGTAATTCCA GTCAATGGAGATCATATTTGGGGCATGGCATGTATGTATGGTTGAAATTGACATGa
- the LOC107640373 gene encoding CCR4-NOT transcription complex subunit 10 isoform X3: protein MVLHNIAITEFFRDGCSDPKKLLEVLNGIKRKSDELALASGEQGESVNNVGNKVVLGSKSHQFSGANSTNTMYADEFDSSVAMLNIAMIWFHLHDYAKTLSVLEPLFQNIEPIDETTALHICLLLLDASLACHDASKSADVLTYLEKAFGVSTMSQGDNGNSAQQQSANTMTKSTPVAINAPAADASSSDLGSGANVSENHLSRALSEDTLDYEAMMLDMGGPNLSRPMGPTSNDLSKALADRFSTIDLKLKLQLYKVRFLLLTRNLKLAKREVKLAMNIARGRDSSMALLLKSQLEYARGNHRKAIKLLMASSNRTDPAFSSIFNNNIGCIYHQLGKYQTSSLFFSKALNNCSSLRKDQPSKLATFSQDNSLLIIYNCGVQYLVSGKPLLAARCFQKASLVFYKQPLLWLRISECCLMALEKGLIGSSRVSSEKLEVGVCVVGTGKWRQLVLGDHFPVGGDMGSSERDDCPSDDGRLKLSMTLARQCLLNALYLLDSSITNFVKSDLPSNSSVEETDTSEVLSSKNSNLKNLHGIDAKAFSVAVGLGQVNSNGDTKEQKGGAGQELVQNSLSYYEEVCRREHQLVKQAVLANLAYVELELDNPVKALAVAKSLLELPECSRIYVFLGHVYAAEALCLLNRPKEAAEHLSFYLSGGNNVELPFSQEDSEKWRVERTVEIEDLNGGSTAAKNLSSEQTQSIVFLKPEEARASIYANFAAMAAMQGEFEKASLLVTQALSILPNSPEATLTAVYVDLLLGKPQEALARLKRCSRIRFLPSGIKLNKSS from the exons ATG GTACTTCATAATATTGCAATCACGGAATTCTTCCGTGATGGATGTTCAGACCCCAAAAAGTTGCTTGAAGTACTTAATGGCATCAAG AGAAAAAGTGACGAGCTTGCCCTGGCTTCTGGAGAACAAGGGGAATCAGTTAACAATGTTGGAAATAAAGTTGTTTTGGGATCCAAATCACATCAGTTTTCAGGTGCAAATAGCACCAATACGATGTATGCAGATGAATTCGACTCTTCTGTGGCAATGCTAAATATT GCCATGATCTGGTTCCATCTCCATGACTATGCAAAGACATTATCAGTTTTGGAACCCCTATTTCAAAATATTGAACCCATAGATGAG ACAACAGCTCTACATATTTGCCTTCTGCTGCTTGATGCTAGCCTTGCTTGCCATGATGCATCAAAATCAGCT GACGTGTTGACTTATCTGGAAAAGGCATTTGGTGTTAGCACCATGAGTCAAGGTGACAATGGGAACTCTGCACAGCAGCAATCTGCAAATACAATGACAAAGTCTACACCTGTTGCCATTAATGCACCTGCTGCTGATGCATCCAGTTCAGATTTGGGGTCAGGTGCTAATGTCTCTGAAAATCATCTATCCAGAGCTCTATCTGAAGATACACTTGATTATGAAGCCATGATGTTGGATATGGGTGGACCAAATTTATCAAGGCCGATGGGTCCAACTTCAAATGATCTTTCAAAGGCTTTGGCTGATAGGTTTTCTACTATTGATTTAAAGCTTAAGTTGCAACTTTACAAGGTTCGGTTTCTGCTGCTGACTAGGAACTTGAAGCTAGCAAAACGTGAAGTCAAGCTAGCAATGAACATTGCACGTGGAAGAGATTCATCCATGGCTCTTCTTTTGAAATCTCAACTTGAATATGCTCGTGGTAACCACCGCAAAGCAATAAAGCTATTGATGGCATCAAGTAATCGGACAGACCCAGCATTTTCTAGCATTTTCAACAACAATATTGGGTGCATATATCATCAGCTTGGCAAATATCAGACGTCCTCATTATTCTTTTCAAAGGCATTAAATAATTGTTCATCCCTGCGGAAGGACCAACCCTCAAAGCTAGCCACTTTTTCCCAGGATAATTCTCTTCTTATCATTTACAATTGCGGTGTGCAGTACTTGGTCAGCGGGAAGCCACTACTTGCTGCTCGCTGTTTCCAAAAGGCAAGTTTGGTGTTTTACAAACAGCCTCTCTTGTGGCTCCGGATCTCAGAATGCTGTCTGATGGCTTTAGAAAAAGGCCTAATTGGATCAAGTCGGGTTTCTTCAGAGAAGTTGGAAGTTGGAGTTTGTGTTGTAGGGACGGGAAAATGGAGGCAACTTGTTTTGGGAGACCACTTTCCAGTTGGCGGAGATATGGGTTCATCTGAAAGGGACGATTGTCCTAGTGATGATGGACGGCTGAAGTTATCAATGACTCTTGCTCGGCAGTGCCTCTTGAATGCTCTGTACTTGCTGGACTCCAGTATTACAAATTTCGTGAAGTCTGATTTGCCATCGAATTCTTCTGTGGAGGAAACTGATACAAGTGAAGTGTTGTCTTCAAAGAATTCAAATCTTAAGAATTTACATGGCATCGATGCAAAGGCGTTTTCAGTAGCAGTAGGTTTAGGTCAGGTTAATTCAAATGGGGACACAAAAGAACAaaagggaggagctggtcaggaACTCGTGCAGAACTCCCTTTCCTATTATGAAGAAGTTTGTAGAAGAGAACATCAACTGGTTAAGCAAGCTGTTCTTGCTAATCTGGCGTATGTGGAGCTGGAATTGGACAACCCAGTGAAGGCACTGGCAGTTGCAAAATCTCTCCTAGAACTACCAGAATGTTCCAGAATTTATGTCTTTCTTGGGCATGTTTATGCAGCTGAGGCTCTCTGTTTGCTGAATAGACCAAAGGAAGCTGCCGAACACTTGTCATTTTATTTGTCTGGGGGAAACAATGTTGAATTACCTTTCAGTCAAGAGGACTCTGAGAAATGGCGAGTGGAGAGGACGGTTGAAATTGAAGATTTAAATGGAGGGTCCACAGCAGCGAAGAATTTGTCTTCTGAGCAGACACAAAGTATTGTTTTCCTCAAGCCAGAGGAAGCGCGGGCATCCATTTATGCAAACTTTGCAGCAATGGCTGCAATGCAGGGTGAATTTGAGAAAGCCAGTTTGTTGGTTACACAGGCATTATCCATACTCCCAAACTCCCCAGAAGCCACACTCACTGCAGTTTATGTGGATCTCTTGCTTGGTAAGCCACAGGAAGCCCTAGCCAGATTAAAACGATGTAGCCGCATTAGGTTCCTTCCTAGTGGAATAAAATTGAATAAATCTTCTTGA
- the LOC107640373 gene encoding CCR4-NOT transcription complex subunit 10 isoform X2 yields the protein MNDFAGRGIMGSFSVHVLHNIAITEFFRDGCSDPKKLLEVLNGIKRKSDELALASGEQGESVNNVGNKVVLGSKSHQFSGANSTNTMYADEFDSSVAMLNIAMIWFHLHDYAKTLSVLEPLFQNIEPIDETTALHICLLLLDASLACHDASKSADVLTYLEKAFGVSTMSQGDNGNSAQQQSANTMTKSTPVAINAPAADASSSDLGSGANVSENHLSRALSEDTLDYEAMMLDMGGPNLSRPMGPTSNDLSKALADRFSTIDLKLKLQLYKVRFLLLTRNLKLAKREVKLAMNIARGRDSSMALLLKSQLEYARGNHRKAIKLLMASSNRTDPAFSSIFNNNIGCIYHQLGKYQTSSLFFSKALNNCSSLRKDQPSKLATFSQDNSLLIIYNCGVQYLVSGKPLLAARCFQKASLVFYKQPLLWLRISECCLMALEKGLIGSSRVSSEKLEVGVCVVGTGKWRQLVLGDHFPVGGDMGSSERDDCPSDDGRLKLSMTLARQCLLNALYLLDSSITNFVKSDLPSNSSVEETDTSEVLSSKNSNLKNLHGIDAKAFSVAVGLGQVNSNGDTKEQKGGAGQELVQNSLSYYEEVCRREHQLVKQAVLANLAYVELELDNPVKALAVAKSLLELPECSRIYVFLGHVYAAEALCLLNRPKEAAEHLSFYLSGGNNVELPFSQEDSEKWRVERTVEIEDLNGGSTAAKNLSSEQTQSIVFLKPEEARASIYANFAAMAAMQGEFEKASLLVTQALSILPNSPEATLTAVYVDLLLGKPQEALARLKRCSRIRFLPSGIKLNKSS from the exons ATGAATGATTTTGCTGGAAGAGGAATTATGGGATCATTTTCTGTACAT GTACTTCATAATATTGCAATCACGGAATTCTTCCGTGATGGATGTTCAGACCCCAAAAAGTTGCTTGAAGTACTTAATGGCATCAAG AGAAAAAGTGACGAGCTTGCCCTGGCTTCTGGAGAACAAGGGGAATCAGTTAACAATGTTGGAAATAAAGTTGTTTTGGGATCCAAATCACATCAGTTTTCAGGTGCAAATAGCACCAATACGATGTATGCAGATGAATTCGACTCTTCTGTGGCAATGCTAAATATT GCCATGATCTGGTTCCATCTCCATGACTATGCAAAGACATTATCAGTTTTGGAACCCCTATTTCAAAATATTGAACCCATAGATGAG ACAACAGCTCTACATATTTGCCTTCTGCTGCTTGATGCTAGCCTTGCTTGCCATGATGCATCAAAATCAGCT GACGTGTTGACTTATCTGGAAAAGGCATTTGGTGTTAGCACCATGAGTCAAGGTGACAATGGGAACTCTGCACAGCAGCAATCTGCAAATACAATGACAAAGTCTACACCTGTTGCCATTAATGCACCTGCTGCTGATGCATCCAGTTCAGATTTGGGGTCAGGTGCTAATGTCTCTGAAAATCATCTATCCAGAGCTCTATCTGAAGATACACTTGATTATGAAGCCATGATGTTGGATATGGGTGGACCAAATTTATCAAGGCCGATGGGTCCAACTTCAAATGATCTTTCAAAGGCTTTGGCTGATAGGTTTTCTACTATTGATTTAAAGCTTAAGTTGCAACTTTACAAGGTTCGGTTTCTGCTGCTGACTAGGAACTTGAAGCTAGCAAAACGTGAAGTCAAGCTAGCAATGAACATTGCACGTGGAAGAGATTCATCCATGGCTCTTCTTTTGAAATCTCAACTTGAATATGCTCGTGGTAACCACCGCAAAGCAATAAAGCTATTGATGGCATCAAGTAATCGGACAGACCCAGCATTTTCTAGCATTTTCAACAACAATATTGGGTGCATATATCATCAGCTTGGCAAATATCAGACGTCCTCATTATTCTTTTCAAAGGCATTAAATAATTGTTCATCCCTGCGGAAGGACCAACCCTCAAAGCTAGCCACTTTTTCCCAGGATAATTCTCTTCTTATCATTTACAATTGCGGTGTGCAGTACTTGGTCAGCGGGAAGCCACTACTTGCTGCTCGCTGTTTCCAAAAGGCAAGTTTGGTGTTTTACAAACAGCCTCTCTTGTGGCTCCGGATCTCAGAATGCTGTCTGATGGCTTTAGAAAAAGGCCTAATTGGATCAAGTCGGGTTTCTTCAGAGAAGTTGGAAGTTGGAGTTTGTGTTGTAGGGACGGGAAAATGGAGGCAACTTGTTTTGGGAGACCACTTTCCAGTTGGCGGAGATATGGGTTCATCTGAAAGGGACGATTGTCCTAGTGATGATGGACGGCTGAAGTTATCAATGACTCTTGCTCGGCAGTGCCTCTTGAATGCTCTGTACTTGCTGGACTCCAGTATTACAAATTTCGTGAAGTCTGATTTGCCATCGAATTCTTCTGTGGAGGAAACTGATACAAGTGAAGTGTTGTCTTCAAAGAATTCAAATCTTAAGAATTTACATGGCATCGATGCAAAGGCGTTTTCAGTAGCAGTAGGTTTAGGTCAGGTTAATTCAAATGGGGACACAAAAGAACAaaagggaggagctggtcaggaACTCGTGCAGAACTCCCTTTCCTATTATGAAGAAGTTTGTAGAAGAGAACATCAACTGGTTAAGCAAGCTGTTCTTGCTAATCTGGCGTATGTGGAGCTGGAATTGGACAACCCAGTGAAGGCACTGGCAGTTGCAAAATCTCTCCTAGAACTACCAGAATGTTCCAGAATTTATGTCTTTCTTGGGCATGTTTATGCAGCTGAGGCTCTCTGTTTGCTGAATAGACCAAAGGAAGCTGCCGAACACTTGTCATTTTATTTGTCTGGGGGAAACAATGTTGAATTACCTTTCAGTCAAGAGGACTCTGAGAAATGGCGAGTGGAGAGGACGGTTGAAATTGAAGATTTAAATGGAGGGTCCACAGCAGCGAAGAATTTGTCTTCTGAGCAGACACAAAGTATTGTTTTCCTCAAGCCAGAGGAAGCGCGGGCATCCATTTATGCAAACTTTGCAGCAATGGCTGCAATGCAGGGTGAATTTGAGAAAGCCAGTTTGTTGGTTACACAGGCATTATCCATACTCCCAAACTCCCCAGAAGCCACACTCACTGCAGTTTATGTGGATCTCTTGCTTGGTAAGCCACAGGAAGCCCTAGCCAGATTAAAACGATGTAGCCGCATTAGGTTCCTTCCTAGTGGAATAAAATTGAATAAATCTTCTTGA